The following proteins are co-located in the Purpureocillium takamizusanense chromosome 10, complete sequence genome:
- a CDS encoding uncharacterized protein (COG:U~EggNog:ENOG503NXGD) has translation MSNGILNGLTSPSRLQKIDQLREKNVGKHLPLPQLVVVGDQSSGKSSLLETLTGIPFPRGQELCTRYATQISHRRDELESINISIIPGPQATPSEKSRLEEYRKSVKSTTDLHAQFEAILDEVNIHMGVRTSKNKQGDKTFSEDVLKIEKCGPDEDYLTVIDVPGIFRKITEGITTERDKELVSNMVKDYIRDDRTVILAVLPSNVDVTTQEILALAEEYDKEGERTLGVLTKPDLVTEHSAKAVVCNLVEGKRHPLNLGYYVVRNRGETRQMLDETRQALVELGQSRQTEREQQQYLVTIASTFQNMARAALDADYSAHPALRKDELRLITSIINLTDRFNCDFVTSSHTRSFQSINVSESDPESEEEGSTGGDDSDEGDVGSLQLGRSDGYEFQVPDPKEYPELEKIVTTEKNSESPAEDVMEWIKNIYRRSRGAELGTFGPGLLSSTFREQSDKWASMTRTYLGKVILIIHGFIMRALGEICTDSRVREELISTIMTDLLARYKAGMDQGKFLVDVERNRKPYTLNPYFTTHLQKSRSLRVTENFRAMAHDKDTDVGKRYVVDLDSIRSSVNDKTNMEHAKEDIHDILEAYYKIARERFVDNIYQQAVDHCLLSGPASPLRLFSEQWVLELDEHKLADIAGESRSIRERREKLKKKVHDLEVAMDILR, from the exons ATGAGCAATGGTATTCTCAACGGACTTACCAGCCCCAGTCGTCTCCAGAAGATTGATCAGCTGCGCGAGAAGAACGTAGGGAAGCATCTGCCACTGCCACAGCTCGTGGTTGTTGGCGATCAAAGCTCCGGTAAATCGTCATTGCTGGAAACGCTTACAGGAATTCCCTTCCCCCGCGGACAGGAGCTCTGCACTCGATACGCGACGCAAATATCCCACCGTCGCGATGAACTGGAGAGCATCAATATCAGCATCATTCCTGGACCGCAAGCAACACCGTCAGAAAAGTCTCGACTAGAAGAATATCGGAAGTCCGTAAAGTCAACCACAGATCTTCACGCCCAATTTGAAGCTATTTTAGATGAG GTCAACATCCACATGGGTGTCAGAACGAGTAAAAACAAACAGGGCGATAAGACCTTCAGCGAAGATGTATTGAAAATCGAGAAGTGCGGCCCTGATGAGGATTACCTGACCGTGATCGACGTGCCAGGAATATTTCGAAAGATAACAGAGGGAATTACGACCGAAAGGGACAAAGAGCTGGTCAGCAACATGGTCAAGGACTATATTCGGGATGACCGAACTGTTATCTTGGCTGTACTGCCGAGCAACGTTGACGTCACGACACAGGAGATCTTGGCACTTGCGGAAGAGTATGAcaaagagggagagaggacTCTGGGAGTCCTTACCAAGCCCGACCTTGTCACGGAACATAGTGCCAAAGCAGTTGTCTGTAACCTGGTGGAAGGAAAACGACACCCACTGAACCTTGGCTACTACGTCGTGAGAAATCGAGGCG AAACACGTCAGATGCTTGATGAGACTCGACAAGCGCTAGTTGAACTCGGCCAGTCTCGCCAGACAGAaagggagcagcagcaatatCTTGTCACAATTGCAAGTACATTTCAGAATATGGCTCGAGCTGCTCTGGACGCCGACTACTCCGCACATCCAGCCTTGAGAAAGGACGAGCTCCGACTCATCACATCAATCATAAACCTTACGGACAGGTTTAACTGTGATTTTGTCACTTCGTCACATACCCGCAGTTTCCAATCTATCAATGTATCTGAGTCCGACCCTGAGTCTGAGGAAGAGGGATCAACTGGAGGTGATGACTCGGATGAAGGTGACGTGGGCAGCCTGCAACTCGGGCGTTCAGACGGCTATGAATTTCAAGTACCTGATCCGAAAGAGTATCCCGAGCTAGAAAAGATTGTCACCACGGAAAAAAACTCAGAAAGCCCGGCGGAAGACGTCATGGAATGGATCAAGAACATCTATCGTCGGTCCCGTGGAGCTGAGCTAGGCACATTTGGTCCAGGCCTGCTCTCCAGTACTTTTCGCGAGCAGTCCGACAAATGGGCTTCCATGACCCGGACTTATCTCGGCAAAGTCATTTTGATCATTCACGGGTTCATTATGAGGGCATTGGGCGAAATATGCACAGACAGCAGAGTCCGGGAGGAGCTCATATCAACTATCATGACAGATCTCCTCGCCAGATACAAGGCCGGCATGGATCAAGGCAagttcctcgtcgacgtggaaaGGAACAGGAAGCCATATACCCTCAATCCCTATTTTACCACTCATCTCCAAAAATCCCGCAGTCTTCGAGTTACCGAAAACTTTCGAGCGATGGCTCACGACAAAGACACGGATGTCGGCAAACGTTATGTGGTTGATCTTGACAGTATTCGGTCTTCGGTGAACGACAAGACGAACATGGAACATGCGAAGGAGGACATACACGACATTCTCGAAGCTTACTACAAGATCGCCCGTGAGCGTTTCGTGGACAACATCTATCAACAAGCCGTAGACCACTGTCTGCTGTCGGGACCAGCGAGTCCGCTTAGGCTCTTTTCGGAGCAATGGGTGCTAGAATTGGACGAGCATAAGCTCGCGGACATTGCTGGAGAATCACGCTCTATTagagagaggagggagaagttgaagaagaaggtcCATGATTTAGAGGTCGCTATGGATATATTGCGGTGA
- a CDS encoding uncharacterized protein (COG:K~EggNog:ENOG503NUE5), with amino-acid sequence MDFPNSAPTASPLAEQGTETAAGTRRYRSKSQRPCDLCRARKVLCNIPDPARPCQLCHRTKRPCTFVAVTSKKQRTGSASISAANVYDGIVPASAEVRPALEPLAASQLTESESPEETLSSATDAHPFAKFLFDPSWSAAAEPTADASDIGPPASDDPDSVFNILQDTELSQLWPMNSPGFATTGLPTASRLSPQNGNGFLSPGLGASMDRRPDCSSAFIGFSNESDPFALEHFPYNSVDEVDFFMVTYRRPSRLLANTGHPPVHILQSKLQSTCQGRALIEGSVSIGNERERLEKLVDADTGVSLVNLYLRFVFQTLPILSRSLIENDISRFVRSASPGLLAGIYALALPFTSWDERLCMNNAYSKPSSDALWQVAYTSWQKELHAPHLSTVQTCLLLLNHATFDPVAVESPFAWSLAASMTAVAQSLGLHLDPTDWKLPASEVRLRRRLWWAVVVEHSWRAITHGQSSMLHDDEWNVTPLTADDFIMDIPSDTTQSQPDHFLQLCRLTQIVNSIRSQFFSLRAVSQPQSLDVVLEQAKWSRQQLHEWLEDLPECLRMGTQQDDQDNESPQSQGSLHLAYFTGQVLLLRALLRPIVSKETDPKNTSSAAASMVLQASRALMQTLIDFVRGLDVRHKSGFWPAYNRHCFCYPGLFCYMLCLQPVEPHMVAADRRLLVRWRNVLRTRVQSWQLLRFAIVKVDALFWKKLDNLIEPPNTC; translated from the exons ATGGACTTTCCCAACAGCGCCCCGACAGCATCCCCCCTCGCGGAACAGGGCACCGAGACCGCAGCGGGGACGCGTCGGTATCGGTCCAAGTCTCAGCGCCCCTGCGACCTGTGCCGCGCCCGCAAGGTCCTGTGTAACATCCCAGATCCCGCAAGGCCGTGCCAGCTCTGTCACCGGACGAAGCGGCCATGTACTTTTGTCGCTGTGACGAGCAAGAAGCAGAGGACGGGGTCGGCTTCGatcagcgccgccaacgtctACGATGGTATCGTTCCCGCATCCGCAGAGGTGCGCCCGGCGCTCGAGCCGCTGGCGGCTTCGCAGTTGACCGAGAGCGAGTCGCCGGAGGAGACGCTGTCATCGGCGACAGACGCGCATCCGTTCGCCAAGTTCCTCTTCGACCCCAGCtggtccgcggcggcagagccAACCGCTGATGCCTCCGACATTGGCCCCCCTGCCAGTGATGACCCCGACAGCGTGTTCAACATTCTGCAGGACACGGAGCTCTCGCAGCTATGGCCGATGAACAGTCCCGGATTCGCAACGACGGGATTGCCAACTGCATCTCGCCTTAGCCCCCAAAATGGCAACGGGTTTCTGTCACCAGGTCTTGGTGCATCCATGGACCGGAGGCCGGATTGCTCCTCCGCCTTCATCGGGTTCTCAAACGAGTCGGACCCTTTCGCTCTCGAGCATTTCCCCTACAACAGCGTGGATGAAGTTGACTTCTTCATGGTCACTTATCGCAGGCCCTCCCGGCTTCTCGCCAACACTGGCCATCCACCCGTCCATATCCTCCAGAGCAAGCTGCAGTCGACATGTCAAGGACGGGCGCTCATCGAAGGGTCCGTGTCAATTGGCAATGAACGGGAAAGactcgagaagctcgtcgacgccgacactGGCGTGTCTCTTGTGAATCT ATATCTGCGCTTCGTGTTCCAGACGTTACCAATACTCTCAAGGTCACTTATTGAGAACGACATATCGCGCTTTGTCAGATCAGCATCGCCGGGACTGCTTGCGGGTATCTACGCGCTGGCTCTGCCCTTCACGTCATGGGACGAACGCCTTTGCATGAACAACGCCTACTCGAAGCCGAGTTCGGACGCCCTGTGGCAAGTTGCATACACGTCCTGGCAAAAAGAGCTACACGCGCCGCATCTCTCGACTGTACAAACTTGTCTGCTCCTGCTGAATCACGCGACGTTCGATCCGGTCGCTGTCGAAAGTCCTTTCGCTTGGTCCCTAGCTgcgtcgatgacggccgtggcgcagTCGCTGGGACTGCACCTGGATCCAACAGACTGGAAACTACCGGCGAGTGAGGTCAGGCTACGGAGAAGACTCTGGTGGGCGGTTGTCGTGGAGCACAGCTGGCGCGCCATCACGCATGGGCAGTCCTCGATGCTGCACGATGATGAGTGGAACGTGACGCCGCTCACAGCGGATGATTTTATCATGGACATACCTTCTGACACGACACAGTCTCAGCCGGACCACTTCTTGCAGCTGTGCCGGTTGACGCAAATTGTCAATAGTATACGCAGCCAATTCTT TTCTCTCCGTGCCGTCTCACAGCCGCAATCGCTCGACGTggtcctcgagcaggccaagTGGTcgcgccagcagcttcaCGAGTGGCTGGAGGACCTGCCAGAGTGTCTTCGCATGGGGACGCAGCAAGACGACCAGGACAACGAATCACCACAGAGCCAAGGTTCCCTACACTTGGCATACTTTACAGGGCAGGTTCTGCTTCTCCGCGCGCTGCTTAGACCAATCGTCAGCAAGGAGACCGACCCGAAGAATacatcgtcggccgccgcgtccatgGTGTTGCAGGCATCGCGTGCCCTGATGCAGACCTTGATTGACTTTGTCCGAGGACTCGATGTGAGGCACAAGTCGGGGTTCTGGCCGGCCTACAACAGACACTGCTTCTGCTACCCGGGTCTGTTCTGCTACATGCTGTGTCTGCAGCCCGTGGAGCCGCATATGGTTGCCGCAGACCGGCGCCTGCTGGTGAGGTGGAGGAACGTGCTACGGACAAGAGTGCAGTCGTGGCAACTGCTACGATTTGCTATTGTCAAGGTGGACGCGCTCTTTTGGAAGAAGCTCGACAATTTGATTGAGCCGCCCAACACTTGCTGA
- a CDS encoding uncharacterized protein (EggNog:ENOG503NVPN~TransMembrane:10 (i53-72o78-111i132-159o171-191i198-222o284-309i384-405o417-438i450-472o484-504i)~COG:E) has protein sequence MADQHHEKHHAKGDGKAGDDLSGPSDRDNGYNHDDDVSSTEGQVFAYSEDRKIGITGAVFLILNKMIGTGIFSTPSGIFAATGSVGLSFILWLVGGLLTFFGLSVFLEFGLAIPRSGGEKNYLERVYRRPRYLATCVLASQMILLGFSSGNALAFGRYILYASGSEAPDGWQARGIGIAGVTFAIVLHSTLPKWGIRLFNVLGVFKVVVLLFIVFSGFAALAGRRLVDDPHNFDDAFRIESGDGYGGGGAYAYSNALLNVVYSYKGWENANYVVSELKHPRKTLAIAAPLAVGGVTILYILANVAYFAAIPKSELAKSEVLVAGIFFRNVFGDSAGARSLPVFVALSNIGNVLAVSFAHARLNQELAKEGLLPFSKFWASNKPFNAPAASLFLHWLVTVIILVAPPAGPAYTFIVNLYTYPGAWINAFVTAGLVWLQYKKSEEWSSPWHTFLPISIVYFLSNVFLAIVPFIPPEGSWTADGYPYYVFPVVGVGVLLLGGVYWTFWTRILPYFGGYKIVSERTFDEEGVEVVRYRKKAVKHL, from the exons atggcggacCAACATCATGAAAAGCATCACGCCAAAGGAGACGGCAAAGCGGGCGACGATCTATCTGGTCCTAGCGACCGCGATAACGGCTACaaccacgacgatgacgtctCCAGTACCGAGGGCCAGGTATTTGCCTACTCGGAGGACAGGAAGATTGGCATCAcgggcgccgtcttcctgATCCTGAATAAGATGATTGGCACCGGAA TCTTCTCGACGCCGTCTGGTATCTTCGCTGCGACTGGCTCCGTCGGCCTCAGCTTCATCTTGTggcttgtcggcggcctcctgACCTTCTTCGGCCTCAGCGTCTTTCTTGAGTTCGGCTTGGCTATCCCACGgtccggcggcgagaagaacTACCTCGAGCGAGTCTACCGCCGACCACGCTACCTTGCGACCTGTGTCCTGGCATCACAAATGATCCTCCTTGGTTTCTCGTCTGGCAATGCGCTTGCCTTTGGCCGCTACATCCTGTACGCGtccggcagcgaggcgcctGACGGATGGCAGGcccgcggcatcggcatcgctGGAGTTACGTTTGCCATCGTGCTGCACAGCACGCTGCCCAAATGGGGAATCCGACTCTTCAACGTGCTCGGCGTCTTcaaagtcgtcgtcctcttgttcatcgtcttctcggggttcgccgccctcgccggccgccgcctcgttgACGACCCGCACAACTTCGACGACGCATTCCGCATCGAGTCCGGGGACGGCtacggtggcggcggcgcctacgCCTACTCCAACGCCCTGCTCAACGTCGTCTACAGCTACAAGGGCTGGGAGAACGCCAACTACGTCGTAAGCGAGCTGAAGCACCCGCGCAAGACGCTCGCcatcgcggcgccgctcgctgTCGGCGGTGTCACCATCCTTTACATCCTCGCCAACGTGGCCTACTTTGCCGCGATCCCCAAGTCGGAGTTGGCCAAGTCGGAAGTGCTCGTTGCGGGCATCTTCTTCCGCAACGTGTTTGGCGACAGCGCCGGGGCGCGAAGCCTGCCGGTGTTTGTGGCGCTCAGCAACATCGGCAACGTTCTGGCAGTGAGCTTTGCGCATGCGCGCCTGAACCaagagctggccaaggagggccTATTGCCATTCAGCAAGTTCTGGGCATCAAACAAGCCATTCAATGCACCCGCCGCTTCT CTATTCCTACATTGGCTTGTgaccgtcatcatcctcgtcgcgccgcccgctggccCGGCATACACGTTCATCGTCAACCT GTACACCTACCCGGGTGCGTGGATCAATGCATTCGTCACCGCCGGCCTCGTGTGGCTACAGTACAAAAAGTCGGAGGAATGGAGCTCGCCCTGGCACACGTTCCTCCCGATATCCATCGTCTATTTCCTCTCCAACGTCTTCCTAGCCATTGTCCCATTCATCCCTCCAGAGGGCAGCTGGACCGCGGATGGCTACCCCTACTACGTCttccccgtcgtcggcgtcggcgtgctgttgctcggcggcgtgtaCTGGACCTTTTGGACGAGAATCCTGCCGTACTTTGGCGGGTACAAAATTGTGTCTGAGAGGACTTTCGACGAAGAGGGCGTGGAGGTGGTGCGCTATCGCAAAAAGGCCGTCAAGCATCTTTGA
- a CDS encoding uncharacterized protein (TransMembrane:12 (i114-131o157-178i190-209o215-235i247-270o276-299i370-390o410-427i439-462o482-499i520-539o551-570i)~COG:P~EggNog:ENOG503NVES), with product MAAEKVSSDVPESTRDEHAQPGDGPLSAAVPRRRSSVALNIIENPLKRTSEEDTVRNAKAFAESHGMPEHAELFGWASLVARDPERFEMLSVLSDEEQNALVYERDHKWHGPKMLWYSIGLCAIGAATQGWDQTGANGANLSFPQEFGIAGQGRDEWIVGLVNSIIFLTAGLIGAFIVDPLNHYFGRRGEIFITAACLTATPIGSAFAQSWQGLFAARFVMGIGIGAKNATVPIYSAEMAPHRTRGALVMFWQLWVVAGIFLGFAANVIVKDTGDIAWRLQFGSAFIPSFILMIGIFFCPESPRWLMKHNRHAEGFRSMLRLRANPIIAARDFYYSYIIFEEEKKETRGSGYFSRLWDCFAVPRIRRANYGASTVMIAQQMCGINIISFYSSSIFESVGYTATEALYASLGYGAVQVVSTIPTLFLIDTKGRRTLTMITFPLMCIFLLAAGLSLLPNGAYHIAPQAEDQNPAGDFRSRGARIGPVVLFVYLFTICYSLGEGPVAFQYSAEVFPTIQREQGMAWAVCINNTFAGILGLTFPRMKTVMTSTGAFGFYAGLNLVAWVMIFCFVRETKQLTLEELDQVFSVPTKKFIHYEATVWLPWFIKRYVFFQKIPRPPPIIEKAERVDEVKDA from the exons ATGGCGGCGGAAAAAGTGTCCAGTGATGTCCCCGAGTCGACCCGCGACGAGCATGCCCAGCCAGGCGATGGCCCCTTGTCGGCTGCCGtgcctcgacggcgctcgTCAGTCGCTCTCAACATCATCGAGAACCCCCTAAAG CGCACCTCGGAGGAAGATACCGTTCGCAATGCCAAGGCGTTCGCCGAGTCGCATGGCATGCCGGAGCACGCCGAGCTCTTCGGCTGGGCCTCCCTAGTGGCGCGTGACCCGGAGAGGTTCGAAATGCTCTCCGTGCTCAGCGACGAGGAACAGAACGCTCTCGTCTACGAGAGGGACCATAAATGGCACGGCCCCAAGATGCTTTGGTACTCGATTGGCCTCTGTGCGATCGGAGCCGCGACCCAGGGATGGGACCAGACGGGAGCCAACGGCGCCAACTTGTCGTTCCCTCAAGAGTTTGGCATCGCTGGACAGGGCCGTGACGAGTGGATTGTCGGCTTGGTCAACTCCATCATCTTTCTCACAGCCGGCCTCAT cggcgccttcATCGTCGATCCGCTCAACCACTACttcggacgacgaggtgagATTTTCATCACGGCCGCCTGTCTGACGGCCACCCCAATCGGTTCGGCATTCGCCCAGTCGTGGCAGGGGCTGTTTGCCGCACGATTCGTCATGGGtatcggcatcggcgccaagAACGCCACCGTACCGATTTACTCGGCCGAGATGGCGCCACACAGAACCCGAGGCGCCCTGGTCATGTTCTGGCAGCTTTGGGTCGTCGCTG GCATCTTCCTAGGTTTCGCCGCCAATGTCATCGTCAAGGACACGGGTGACATTGCCTGGCGCCTTCAATTCGGCTCGGCCTTTATCCCGTCATTCATCCTCATGATTGGCATCTTCTTCTGCCCAGAGTCCCCGCGCTGGCTCATGAAGCACAACCGGCACGCTGAAGGCTTCCGCTCCATGCTGCGTCTGCGGGCCAaccccatcatcgccgcccgagacTTTTACTACTCGTACATCATcttcgaggaggagaagaaggagactCGTGGCTCCGGGTACTTCAGCCGCCTGTGGGACTGCTTTGCCGTGCCCCGAATCAGGCGAGCCAACTATGGCGCCTCGACCGTCATGATTGCGCAGCAAATGTGCGGCATCAATA TCATTTCCTTTTACAGCTCGTCCATTTTTGAGAGCGTGGGTTACACCGCCACCGAAGCTCTGTACGCCTCGCTGGGATACGGAGCCGTCCAAGTCGTCTCGACCATCCCGACCCTCTTTCTCATTGACACCAAGGGCCGCAGAACCTTGACCATGATC ACATTCCCTCTGATGTgcatcttcctcctcgccgctggACTTTCGTTGCTCCCCAACGGAGCATATCACATTGCTCCGCAAGCCGAGGACCAAAACCCTGCTGGGGACTTCCGGTCTCGTGGCGCCCGAATCGGCCCCGTAGTGCT GTTCGTCTACCTGTTCACCATCTGCTACTCGTTGGGCGAGGGCCCTGTGGCATTCCAGTACTCCGCCGAGGTCTTCCCCACCATTCAGCGTGAGCAAGGCATGGCCTGGGCTGTGTGCATCAACAACACATTTG ccggcatcctcggcctAACCTTTCCTCGAATGAAGACGGTCATGACTTCAACCGGCGCCT TCGGTTTCTATGCGGGGCTGAACCTGGTAGCGTGGGTCATGATATTCTGCTTCGTTCGCGAAACGAAGCAGCTTACACTGGAAGAACTAGACC AGGTCTTTTCGGTTCCAACAAAGAAGTTTATCCACTACGAGGCTACTGTGTGGCTGCCGTGGTTCATCAAGCGATACGTCTTCTTTCAGAAGAtcccccgccctcctcccatcaTCGAGAAGGCCGAGAGGGTCGACGAAGTAAAGGACGCTTGA
- a CDS encoding uncharacterized protein (COG:G~SECRETED:SignalP(1-23~SECRETED:cutsite=VSA-AP~SECRETED:prob=0.9159)~EggNog:ENOG503NWV2), producing the protein MYLSSFFSTALAVVAIAGSTVSAAPFPSLPGSITMVRIKPNLQIRYETSEAHDDNWIGIYYPSYGGPEKEKYVNDAIEWKPAKGENGVVELDIEKLQPGRYTVYFLSQGGYKWQSIPIDVVITGSGPLKFIINNFTTHNARVGDYFDAVIAGLLGNPEDQDTNFVKKEGPDWVQVTTDGSLFGTPTAGGLSRVAVEAQAKSGARALLIVYIPVHNAGASLVEQLSVVTLNLWYGGREVKDAHRKQIQYIANSGADVVGLQETMDTHGIRLANALGWHVWQGKSAAIIARYPIAQVYQATGVSGAVRLELDGNKREVIVWNAHLADKPYGPYSLCFDRLAPVEVLRHEEESGREAQMRDILYKMRPHLGNAKKVPVILTGDFNAPSHLDYTDATRWRHCNAGRMEWPTSVQAAKAGLADSFREIHSDPLQVPGNTWSPIYRSNDGRHEPEDRIDFIHHKGLLRPIVAEVDVWGTHRFEPHHADNEWPSDHAAVRTIFSFP; encoded by the coding sequence ATGTATCTGTCATCTTTCTTCTCTACGGCtcttgccgtcgttgccaTTGCAGGGTCAACTGTCTCTGCAGCACCTTTCCCCAGCCTCCCCGGCTCGATAACAATGGTACGGATCAAGCCGAATTTGCAAATTAGATATGAGACCTCGGAAGCACATGACGACAACTGGATCGGAATCTACTACCCCAGTTATGGAGGTCCCGAGAAGGAGAAGTACGTCAACGATGCCATCGAGTGGAAGCCGGCCAAAGGGGAGAATGGCGTTGTCGAATTGGACATCGAAAAACTTCAGCCGGGCAGATATACCGTCTACTTCCTGTCCCAGGGTGGATACAAGTGGCAGTCAATACCcatcgacgtcgtcatcaccgGCAGTGGCCCGCTCAAGTTCATCATCAACAACTTTACCACCCACAATGCTCGCGTCGGTGACTACTTTGATGCAGTCAtcgccgggctgctgggcaACCCCGAGGATCAGGACACCAACTTTGTCAAGAAGGAAGGGCCTGACTGGGTCCAGGTAACTACTGATGGCAGTCTATTTGGCACCcccacggccggcggcctgtcCCGAGTTGCCGTTGAGGCACAGGCCAAGAGTGGCGCCAGGGCCCTGTTGATCGTCTACATCCCGGTGCATAATGCCGGGGCGTCTCTGGTCGAGCAGCTCAGCGTCGTGACACTGAACCTTTGGTATGGGGGccgcgaggtcaaggacgCCCATCGCAAGCAGATCCAGTACATTGCCaacagcggcgccgacgtggttGGCCTGCAGGAGACCATGGACACGCACGGCATCCGTTTGGCCAACGCTCTGGGCTGGCACGTCTGGCAGGGCAagagcgccgccatcatcgcccgcTACCCCATTGCCCAGGTCTATCAGGCAACTGGTGTCTCTGGAGCggtgcgcctcgagctcgatgGCAACAAGCGAGAAGTCATTGTCTGGAAcgcccacctcgccgacaagcCCTACGGACCATATAGCTTGTGCTTCGACAGGCTCGCGCCCGTAGAGGTCCTGAGACACGAGGAGGAATCTGGGCGGGAGGCGCAGATGCGGGACATCCTTTACAAGATGAGGCCCCATCTCGGCAACGCAAAGAAGGTGCCCGTCATCTTGACCGGCGACTTCAACGCCCCGTCGCACCTCGACTATACCGACGCCACGCGCTGGAGGCACTGCAACGCGGGCCGCATGGAGTGGCCCACGTCTgtgcaggccgccaaggccggtCTCGCTGACTCGTTCCGCGAGATTCACAGCGACCCTCTTCAAGTGCCTGGCAACACGTGGTCGCCCATCTATCGCAGcaacgacggccgccacgagccTGAGGACCGGATCGACTTCATTCACCACAAGGGCCTTCTTCGTCCCATCGTGGCGGAGGTGGACGTTTGGGGAACGCACCGCTTCGAACCCCATCATGCCGACAACGAATGGCCAAGcgaccacgccgccgtcaggaCCATCTTCTCATTCCCTTGA